A genomic region of Pyrus communis chromosome 14, drPyrComm1.1, whole genome shotgun sequence contains the following coding sequences:
- the LOC137715407 gene encoding small ribosomal subunit protein uS13z/uS13y/uS13x-like, translating to MSLVANEEFQHILRVLNTNVDGKQKIMFALTSIKGIGRRFANIVCKKADVDMNKRAGELSAAELDTLMTIVANPRQFKIPDWFLNRKKDYKDGRYSQVVSNALDMKLRDDLERLKKIRNHRGLRHYWGLRVRGQHTKTTGRRGKTVGVSKKR from the exons ATG TCTCTGGTAGCGAACGAAGAGTTCCAGCACATTCTGCGTGTGCTGAACACGAATGTGGACGGGAAGCAGAAGATTATGTTTGCCCTGACCTCCATCAAGGGTATCGGCCGCCGTTTCGCCAACATTGTCTGCAAGAAGGCAGACGTCGACATGAACAAGAG AGCTGGTGAACTGTCTGCTGCGGAGCTTGATACCCTCATGACGATTGTTGCGAATCCTCGCCAGTTCAAAATTCCAGACTGGTTTTTGAACAGGAAGAAGGATTACAAGGATGGGAGGTACTCTCAAGTTGTTTCCAATGCATTGGACATGAAGCTGAGGGATGACCTTGAGCGCTTGAAGAAGATCAG AAACCACCGTGGTCTCCGTCACTACTGGGGTCTCCGGGTGCGTGGGCAGCACACCAAGACAACTGGTCGCAGAGGAAAGACCGTTGGTGTCTCCAAGAAGCGATAG